One window from the genome of Paraclostridium sordellii encodes:
- a CDS encoding AAC(3) family N-acetyltransferase translates to MNKHEVLKSSNGPITVSRLIEGFKNIGIEEGMTLIVHSSLSSIGWVCGGAVAVIDSLIECIGKKGNLVMPSHSGDYSEPSYWCNPSVPKEWYDAIRNEMPVVNPKITPCRGMGVIAQTFLNYDGVIRSNHPQVSFSAYGRDKEFITDNHKLDYGLSDTSPLGRLYELDAKVLLLGVSYTNNTSFHLGEYRSNSRDEYIEYAPILENGERLWKGFKELEIDSDGFEYIGECFEKEYNVLNYKIGNANCKLFSQRECVDFATKFLSFKRS, encoded by the coding sequence GTGAATAAGCATGAAGTATTAAAAAGTAGCAATGGACCAATTACAGTAAGTAGATTAATTGAGGGCTTTAAAAACATAGGAATTGAAGAAGGTATGACGTTAATTGTACATTCATCCTTAAGCTCTATAGGGTGGGTATGTGGAGGAGCAGTAGCAGTTATAGATTCATTGATTGAGTGTATTGGTAAAAAGGGGAATTTAGTTATGCCAAGTCATAGTGGAGATTATTCTGAGCCATCATACTGGTGTAATCCTAGTGTACCTAAAGAATGGTATGATGCAATAAGAAATGAAATGCCAGTGGTTAATCCCAAGATAACACCTTGCAGAGGAATGGGAGTAATAGCACAAACATTTTTAAATTATGATGGAGTTATTAGAAGTAATCATCCACAAGTTTCATTTAGTGCATATGGAAGAGATAAGGAATTTATTACTGATAATCACAAGTTAGATTATGGCTTATCTGACACATCTCCATTAGGAAGATTATATGAGTTAGATGCTAAAGTATTACTTCTAGGAGTTTCATATACAAACAATACATCTTTTCACTTAGGAGAATATAGAAGTAACTCTAGAGATGAATATATAGAATATGCTCCTATATTGGAAAATGGAGAACGATTATGGAAAGGCTTCAAAGAATTAGAAATAGATTCTGATGGATTTGAATATATAGGTGAATGCTTTGAAAAAGAATATAATGTATTAAATTATAAAATTGGAAATGCCAACTGTAAATTGTTTTCACAGCGAGAATGTGTTGATTTTGCTACGAAATTTCTATCCTTTAAAAGAAGTTAG
- a CDS encoding xanthine dehydrogenase family protein molybdopterin-binding subunit codes for MKIIGKGIQKIDGMAIATGKPVYTDDLASKEALVVKILRSPHAYAKIKNIDTSRAEKVDGVECIITYKDVPNTRFTLAGQSYPEPSPYDRLILEDTVRYVGDEVAIIAAVDEKTAVKAMRMIKVEYEVLKPVINMEDAIDNEIVVHNQDLHCNFDIGMERERNIVSKHFYEKGNVEEELSKCDFVVEETYYTQAQAHAMMETYRAYNYLDHNGRLVVVSSTQIPFHVRRHLSRALNIPSSKIRVVKPRIGGGFGGKQTACVEIFSAIVTLKTGKPAKIIYDRKETFNCSTSRHAMRLNVKIGATKDGVIKVIDIDALSDTGAYGEHASTTFGLVGEKTMPMYNKLKASRFKGNVVYTNKMPAGALRGYGATQGCFAVESTINILAHKLNMDPTEIRLKNIVKEGETSFAYNKTLNSVDLAKCIDKGKKLINWNEKYPCKKLENGKVRSVGMALTMQGSGIAGIDTASAEIRLNDDGNYTLLIGSTDMGTGSDTILSQMACEILETNINKINVISADTDVVPYDPGSYASSTTYVTGMAVVKACNILRDKIIEVGARKLDVDKEYVDFDGEYVYCECSKISLFDIAIDFTVGPEKEQLVGYASHGSDVSPPPFIAGFVEIEMDIETGKYEVLDYVAVVDCGTVINKNLARIQVEGGIVQGIGMAMFEEVRYTDDGHMDTNTFMQYKIPARCDVGNVVVDFVETHEPTGPFGAKSVGEVVINTPLPAIQEAVYNASGVRVNNLPITPEKVFMKMNK; via the coding sequence ATGAAGATAATAGGTAAAGGAATACAAAAAATTGATGGAATGGCTATAGCTACAGGAAAACCAGTATATACAGATGATTTAGCTTCAAAAGAAGCATTAGTAGTTAAAATATTAAGAAGCCCACATGCTTATGCAAAAATAAAAAACATAGATACTTCAAGAGCTGAAAAAGTTGATGGAGTTGAATGTATAATAACATATAAAGATGTTCCAAATACAAGATTTACACTAGCTGGACAATCTTATCCAGAGCCATCTCCTTATGATAGATTAATACTTGAAGATACTGTTAGATATGTAGGTGATGAAGTTGCAATAATTGCAGCAGTAGATGAAAAAACTGCAGTTAAAGCAATGAGAATGATTAAGGTTGAATATGAAGTGTTAAAGCCTGTAATAAATATGGAAGATGCTATAGATAATGAGATAGTAGTACATAATCAAGACCTACACTGTAATTTTGATATAGGTATGGAAAGAGAAAGAAATATTGTATCTAAACATTTTTATGAAAAAGGAAATGTAGAAGAAGAACTATCAAAGTGTGATTTTGTAGTAGAAGAAACTTATTATACTCAGGCTCAAGCCCATGCTATGATGGAAACCTATAGAGCATATAACTACTTAGACCATAATGGAAGATTGGTAGTTGTTAGTTCTACCCAAATACCATTTCATGTAAGAAGACATTTATCTAGAGCTTTAAATATACCATCAAGTAAAATTAGAGTTGTTAAACCTAGAATAGGTGGGGGCTTTGGAGGTAAGCAAACTGCATGTGTAGAAATTTTCTCAGCTATAGTTACTTTAAAAACTGGAAAGCCTGCAAAAATAATTTATGATAGAAAAGAAACATTTAACTGTTCTACAAGTAGACATGCAATGAGATTAAATGTAAAAATTGGAGCTACGAAAGATGGAGTAATAAAAGTTATAGATATAGATGCTCTATCAGATACTGGAGCTTACGGAGAACATGCATCAACAACATTTGGTTTGGTTGGAGAAAAAACTATGCCTATGTACAATAAGCTAAAAGCATCTAGATTTAAGGGAAATGTAGTTTATACTAATAAGATGCCAGCAGGAGCACTTAGAGGATATGGAGCAACTCAAGGCTGTTTTGCAGTAGAATCAACTATAAACATACTTGCTCATAAATTAAATATGGATCCTACTGAAATAAGACTTAAGAATATAGTAAAAGAAGGGGAAACAAGCTTTGCATATAATAAGACTTTAAACAGTGTAGATTTGGCTAAATGTATAGATAAAGGAAAAAAACTTATAAACTGGAATGAGAAATATCCATGTAAGAAATTAGAAAATGGGAAAGTTAGAAGTGTAGGTATGGCACTTACTATGCAAGGATCTGGAATAGCTGGAATAGATACAGCAAGTGCAGAAATAAGATTAAATGATGATGGGAATTATACATTATTAATAGGGTCAACAGATATGGGAACTGGAAGTGATACAATTTTATCTCAAATGGCATGTGAAATACTTGAAACTAATATAAATAAAATTAATGTAATATCAGCAGATACAGATGTAGTTCCATATGATCCAGGATCTTATGCATCATCTACTACATATGTAACAGGTATGGCAGTAGTTAAAGCTTGTAATATACTTCGTGATAAAATTATAGAAGTTGGAGCAAGAAAACTTGATGTAGATAAAGAGTATGTAGATTTTGATGGAGAATATGTTTATTGTGAATGTAGTAAAATATCATTATTTGATATTGCAATAGATTTTACCGTAGGACCGGAAAAAGAACAATTAGTAGGTTATGCATCTCATGGTAGTGATGTTTCACCTCCACCTTTTATAGCTGGATTTGTTGAAATTGAAATGGATATAGAGACTGGTAAATATGAAGTTTTAGATTATGTTGCAGTTGTAGACTGTGGTACGGTTATAAATAAAAACTTAGCTAGAATTCAAGTTGAAGGTGGAATTGTCCAAGGAATAGGTATGGCCATGTTTGAAGAAGTAAGATATACAGATGATGGGCATATGGATACTAATACCTTTATGCAATATAAAATTCCAGCAAGATGTGATGTTGGTAATGTAGTTGTAGATTTTGTTGAAACTCATGAACCAACAGGTCCATTTGGAGCCAAATCAGTTGGAGAGGTAGTTATAAATACACCTCTACCTGCAATACAAGAAGCTGTATATAATGCATCTGGAGTTAGAGTAAACAATCTTCCTATTACTCCAGAGAAAGTTTTTATGAAAATGAACAAATAA
- a CDS encoding (2Fe-2S)-binding protein, whose amino-acid sequence MLVELKVNGKNRKIDIEPEEYLVDSLRKLGNLSVKRGCDTGCCGLCTVWIEKKPTLSCATLTVRAVNKEITTIEGLEKEASEFAQILVSEGAEQCGFCSPGFILTVIAMKNELINPTEDDIKHYLTGNLCRCTGYMGQLRAIKTYLGVK is encoded by the coding sequence ATGTTAGTTGAACTTAAGGTAAATGGGAAAAATAGAAAAATAGATATAGAACCAGAGGAATACTTAGTAGACTCTTTGAGAAAGTTAGGAAATTTAAGTGTAAAAAGAGGGTGTGATACTGGTTGTTGTGGACTTTGTACTGTATGGATTGAAAAGAAACCAACCTTATCATGTGCTACTTTAACAGTTAGAGCAGTTAATAAAGAAATTACGACTATAGAAGGGTTAGAAAAAGAAGCTAGTGAATTTGCACAAATATTAGTCAGCGAAGGTGCAGAACAGTGTGGATTTTGTTCACCTGGATTTATACTAACAGTTATAGCTATGAAAAATGAACTTATAAACCCAACAGAGGACGATATAAAACATTACCTAACTGGAAATCTTTGTAGATGTACAGGATATATGGGACAATTAAGAGCTATAAAAACGTATCTGGGGGTAAAGTAA
- a CDS encoding FAD binding domain-containing protein translates to MFTLTDIVQPTTLEEAYSILVKRKNNQILGGTAFLRMGKKRIGTGIELSNLGLDYIKEDDESIEIGAMTTLRSLEISPIINKYFNGIIKNAVRDIIGVQFRNVVTVGASVFSKYGFSDVIVALLSLDTYVELYNGGRIPLDEFLNKKIERDILTKIYIKKNEKCAVYKSMRNAKSDYPILNVSVSKLDSQFKICIGARPQRATVAIEASNFLSNNDINEKNIEMALDMIINDVSFGANMRASKDYRIQISKILVKRALMEVETC, encoded by the coding sequence ATGTTTACGCTTACTGACATAGTACAACCAACTACATTAGAAGAAGCATACTCTATATTAGTTAAAAGAAAGAACAATCAAATTCTTGGAGGGACAGCTTTTTTAAGAATGGGAAAAAAAAGAATTGGAACAGGAATTGAACTTTCAAACTTGGGATTAGATTATATAAAAGAAGATGATGAGTCTATAGAAATTGGAGCTATGACTACACTTAGAAGTTTAGAGATTAGTCCAATTATAAATAAATATTTTAATGGAATAATTAAAAACGCAGTTAGAGATATAATAGGAGTTCAATTTAGAAATGTTGTAACAGTAGGTGCAAGTGTATTTTCAAAATATGGATTCTCAGATGTTATTGTAGCATTGCTTAGTTTAGATACATACGTTGAGTTATATAATGGAGGAAGAATACCTTTAGATGAGTTTTTAAATAAGAAAATTGAAAGAGATATACTAACAAAAATTTATATAAAAAAGAATGAAAAATGTGCAGTATACAAATCGATGAGAAATGCTAAAAGTGATTATCCTATATTAAATGTATCTGTATCAAAACTAGATAGTCAGTTTAAAATTTGTATAGGTGCCAGACCTCAAAGAGCAACAGTAGCAATAGAAGCTAGTAATTTTTTATCTAATAATGATATAAATGAAAAAAATATTGAAATGGCTTTAGATATGATAATAAATGACGTTAGTTTTGGGGCTAATATGAGAGCATCAAAAGATTATAGAATTCAAATAAGTAAGATATTAGTAAAAAGGGCTTTAATGGAGGTTGAGACATGTTAG
- a CDS encoding cation:proton antiporter translates to METSIHAIASNNLLVIFAIVAMTGIVCSKISEKINIPDVVLFLIAGIFIGPSVFKFIDISSYQIENQLILTFGSAFILYLGGKEISLKVLKNVKLTVLFLSTLGVLISAVIMKEIIGFTFEINAITALLAGSIIASTDPATLVPIFNSINIKNKVKQTVISESAFNDATGAILTSAVLAIILSGKFSIKEHIYDLGIMVFVGVIVGILTGIILLKLINDKPYGIFKDFAPIISIISVIIAYELATKLGGSGYMACFIVGIINGNKKNFRIWLTQKSYDADVNVVETLGTICRMMIFIILGSQVDLYVLSKYFVPATIVVIGLMFIARPISVIVCCIFDKRAKWDKKEILFMMWVRETGVIPAALCGIIGAMKIPGYEVISSIVFMTILVTLIIQGSTTKYLASKLELLEKE, encoded by the coding sequence ATGGAGACATCTATTCACGCAATAGCTAGCAATAATTTATTAGTTATATTTGCAATAGTTGCTATGACAGGAATAGTATGCAGTAAGATCAGTGAAAAAATAAATATACCAGATGTAGTTTTATTCCTTATAGCAGGAATATTTATAGGACCATCTGTTTTTAAATTTATTGATATAAGTTCTTATCAAATAGAAAACCAACTTATATTAACTTTTGGATCTGCTTTTATACTTTACCTAGGTGGAAAAGAAATAAGTCTTAAGGTACTAAAAAATGTAAAACTTACAGTTCTTTTTTTATCAACTTTAGGGGTTTTAATTTCTGCCGTAATAATGAAAGAAATTATAGGATTTACGTTTGAAATTAATGCAATAACTGCTTTATTAGCTGGATCTATAATAGCATCGACTGATCCAGCTACACTAGTGCCTATCTTTAATAGTATAAATATAAAAAATAAAGTAAAACAAACTGTAATAAGTGAATCTGCATTTAATGATGCAACAGGAGCTATACTGACATCAGCAGTTCTTGCTATAATTCTTTCTGGAAAATTTTCTATAAAAGAACATATATATGATTTAGGAATTATGGTTTTTGTTGGAGTTATTGTTGGAATTCTAACAGGAATTATTTTATTAAAATTAATAAATGACAAACCTTATGGAATATTTAAAGATTTTGCACCTATAATATCCATAATATCTGTAATAATAGCTTATGAACTAGCTACTAAATTAGGTGGAAGTGGGTATATGGCTTGCTTTATAGTTGGAATAATTAATGGTAATAAAAAGAATTTTAGAATATGGTTAACTCAAAAATCATATGATGCAGATGTAAATGTTGTTGAAACTCTAGGAACTATTTGCAGAATGATGATTTTTATTATATTAGGAAGTCAAGTTGACCTATATGTTTTATCAAAGTATTTTGTTCCAGCTACAATTGTAGTTATAGGCCTAATGTTTATTGCAAGACCTATAAGTGTAATAGTTTGTTGTATTTTTGATAAAAGAGCTAAATGGGATAAAAAAGAAATCTTATTTATGATGTGGGTAAGAGAAACAGGAGTTATACCTGCTGCACTTTGTGGGATAATTGGAGCTATGAAAATTCCTGGGTATGAAGTTATATCTTCTATTGTGTTTATGACAATTTTAGTGACACTTATAATACAAGGAAGTACTACAAAATACCTTGCAAGTAAATTAGAACTATTAGAAAAAGAATAA
- a CDS encoding uracil-xanthine permease family protein produces MKNSVIYQLDGKPRLKEAIPLGLQHVLAMFVGNVTPLIIISGALGLSLEDKTMLVQCAMLVSGLVTLVQCYRIGPFGAKLPIVMGTSFGFVSVAISVGSKYGYEGILGACLVGSIIEILFGTYVKKIRRFFPPVVTGTVVLAIGISLLPTGINYFAGGVGASDFGSMSNLLLGSIVLITVLFFKQYTKGITSIASILIGLIVGYIVAIPMGKIDFSQLSQMSLVSVPMPLQFGFKFHIDAIFAFVCMFIVSGVETVGDITAIAHSGIGRDAKDEEISGGVMADGLGSMIASVFNSMPTTSFGQNVGLIAMTKVINRNVVAIGAGFLILAAIFPKFGALISLMPSSVLGGASVMMFAMIAVSGIKLITSEPLNNRNSTIVAVALGLGVGLSLVPGVLSQMPESIQLIFGDSGLIVVAIVAIVLNIILPKETNELKNKVEIINSNT; encoded by the coding sequence ATGAAAAATTCAGTTATCTACCAACTAGATGGTAAGCCGAGGTTAAAAGAAGCTATACCTTTAGGACTTCAACATGTTCTAGCTATGTTTGTAGGGAATGTAACTCCACTTATAATAATATCTGGGGCATTAGGACTTAGTTTAGAAGATAAAACTATGCTAGTTCAATGTGCTATGTTAGTTTCGGGATTAGTAACATTAGTTCAATGTTATAGAATAGGACCATTTGGAGCAAAGCTTCCAATTGTAATGGGAACTAGTTTTGGTTTTGTGTCGGTGGCTATATCAGTGGGAAGTAAATATGGATATGAAGGAATATTAGGGGCTTGTTTAGTTGGAAGTATTATAGAAATTTTATTTGGTACATATGTAAAAAAAATAAGAAGATTTTTTCCTCCAGTTGTAACTGGAACAGTTGTTTTAGCAATAGGTATATCTTTGTTACCAACAGGAATTAATTATTTTGCAGGTGGAGTTGGAGCTAGTGATTTTGGCTCTATGTCTAATTTATTATTAGGAAGTATAGTTTTAATAACGGTATTATTTTTTAAGCAATATACAAAAGGAATAACAAGTATTGCTTCGATATTAATAGGTCTTATAGTAGGATACATAGTTGCCATACCAATGGGTAAAATAGACTTTTCTCAACTTTCACAAATGTCATTAGTTTCTGTTCCTATGCCACTTCAGTTTGGATTTAAATTCCATATAGATGCAATTTTTGCGTTTGTATGTATGTTTATAGTATCTGGAGTTGAAACAGTTGGAGATATAACTGCTATTGCACATTCTGGAATAGGTAGAGATGCTAAGGATGAAGAAATATCAGGGGGAGTTATGGCAGATGGTTTAGGAAGTATGATTGCATCAGTCTTTAACTCAATGCCTACTACGTCTTTTGGTCAAAATGTAGGTCTTATAGCAATGACTAAAGTTATAAATAGAAATGTAGTAGCTATAGGTGCTGGCTTTTTAATACTAGCAGCAATTTTCCCTAAATTTGGGGCATTAATATCACTAATGCCATCAAGTGTATTAGGTGGAGCTAGTGTTATGATGTTTGCTATGATAGCTGTAAGTGGAATAAAACTTATAACATCAGAACCTCTAAACAATAGAAATAGCACAATAGTTGCAGTAGCCTTAGGTTTAGGCGTTGGACTATCTTTAGTACCAGGAGTTTTATCTCAGATGCCAGAATCTATACAACTTATATTTGGAGATTCAGGATTAATAGTTGTTGCAATTGTAGCTATTGTATTAAATATAATATTGCCTAAAGAAACAAATGAATTAAAAAATAAGGTAGAAATTATAAATAGCAACACATAA
- a CDS encoding lysylphosphatidylglycerol synthase transmembrane domain-containing protein encodes MNILTKKQRDILQYTFLLFLIILTAYIVISTLDIKILPELIKIINYKYIILGFILILMYIILEGYIIKIIIDSIQKTKIKYLGMKLATMGLYYNLVTPLASGSQPIQIYALTKYKIPMSKAIAIIVNKTVIFQSVVTIYCSMLLIGNYEYLSGEMHSVIILVATGVTVNIVSLGFGFFIIYSPTKTKAMINMILNFLKRFKVFRNLENKRDNINKFIDEYYESVMFFMKDKKSLIKSLIFTVIQLTLYFSIAYCIYRALSLNKESYEPLLSLQAFLYMAVSPVPTPGNVGANEIVFFNIFKNIFPKELIGYGVFLYGIFIYYFILIFCGICTIISHYRLKKCKIKGTINAKS; translated from the coding sequence ATGAATATATTAACTAAAAAGCAAAGGGATATATTACAATATACCTTTTTACTATTTTTAATAATACTAACTGCATATATAGTTATTAGCACGCTGGATATAAAAATACTACCAGAACTTATCAAAATAATAAATTATAAATATATAATATTAGGATTTATATTAATATTAATGTACATAATATTAGAAGGATATATTATAAAGATAATTATAGATTCGATACAAAAGACAAAGATAAAGTATTTGGGTATGAAGCTTGCTACTATGGGTTTATATTATAACTTAGTAACTCCCCTTGCATCTGGAAGTCAGCCTATACAGATTTATGCGCTGACAAAATATAAAATTCCTATGAGTAAAGCAATAGCTATTATAGTAAATAAGACCGTAATATTTCAAAGTGTAGTTACTATTTACTGTAGTATGCTTCTTATAGGAAACTATGAATATTTAAGTGGAGAAATGCACTCTGTAATTATATTAGTAGCTACAGGTGTTACTGTAAATATCGTTTCGTTAGGATTTGGATTTTTTATAATATATAGTCCGACTAAGACAAAAGCTATGATAAATATGATTTTAAACTTTTTAAAAAGGTTTAAAGTTTTTAGGAATCTAGAAAATAAAAGAGACAATATAAATAAGTTTATAGATGAATACTATGAATCTGTTATGTTTTTTATGAAAGATAAAAAATCATTGATAAAATCTTTAATTTTTACAGTTATTCAATTAACTTTATATTTTAGTATAGCTTATTGTATTTATAGAGCTTTAAGTTTAAATAAAGAATCCTATGAACCTTTACTTTCTTTACAGGCCTTTTTATATATGGCAGTTTCTCCAGTGCCAACACCGGGCAATGTTGGAGCAAATGAAATTGTATTTTTTAATATATTTAAAAATATATTTCCAAAAGAATTAATAGGATATGGTGTATTTTTATATGGAATATTTATATACTACTTTATATTGATATTTTGTGGAATATGTACAATTATATCTCATTATAGATTAAAAAAATGTAAAATAAAAGGAACTATTAATGCAAAATCATAA
- a CDS encoding peptidylprolyl isomerase, producing the protein MGKVLKNLILIIMVSSSILIIDGCSKKIEITNKPLNPPKELPIATINIKDYGTIKAELYPHLAPNTVNNFIELANNEFYNGLIIHRVVKDFVIQGGDPEGSGIGGPGYSIKGEFEENGFRNDLKHEKGVLSMARSQQPDSAGSQFFIVTKDSPNLDKKYAAFGKVISGIEIVDDINSVEVDKKDKPKEKIEIESISVDTRGIEYNKSEKTK; encoded by the coding sequence ATGGGAAAAGTTTTAAAAAATTTAATATTGATAATAATGGTATCGTCTTCTATATTAATAATAGATGGGTGTTCAAAAAAAATAGAAATAACAAATAAACCACTAAACCCGCCAAAAGAATTGCCTATAGCAACAATAAATATTAAAGATTATGGAACTATAAAAGCTGAATTATATCCACATTTAGCTCCAAATACAGTAAATAATTTTATAGAATTAGCTAATAATGAATTTTATAATGGATTAATAATACATAGAGTTGTAAAAGATTTTGTTATTCAAGGTGGGGACCCTGAAGGATCAGGTATTGGTGGACCTGGATACTCTATAAAAGGTGAATTTGAAGAAAATGGATTTAGAAATGATTTAAAACATGAAAAAGGAGTATTATCTATGGCTAGAAGTCAACAACCTGATTCTGCCGGAAGTCAGTTCTTTATAGTGACTAAAGACTCTCCTAATTTGGATAAAAAGTATGCTGCATTTGGAAAAGTTATAAGTGGTATTGAGATTGTGGATGATATAAATAGTGTAGAAGTAGATAAAAAAGATAAACCTAAAGAAAAAATAGAAATAGAAAGTATAAGTGTAGATACTAGAGGTATAGAATATAATAAATCTGAAAAAACAAAATAA
- a CDS encoding acyltransferase family protein yields the protein MKGYTYGYKRNYLIDNLKVILIFLVVLGHTIEHYINQNYILRGIYVYIYIFHMPLFIYISGYLSKKNLKSVNGIIKKLILPYLFFNTMWYLCVYLVTGENMFSIFYPGWTLWYLISLFFWRMSVMYITKIKFIIPISFIVGLLIGLDKTGENFLSLSRTIVFLPFFLMGYYTKENFLNNISSIKKSIGIIIMGVVLLISMYIAKEQIVNYKFLYNSHGYSSNNLSIYNGILFRFILYILSKILSIGVIILTPSRKVFYSKFGKNTMNVYLFHIYLVAIVLGIVPKWNISFLHNLIVITSPFFIMILLSQNFMKVVYKYIFIPINYIFDVILRIIKNIYFKIIKI from the coding sequence TTGAAAGGTTACACTTATGGATACAAAAGAAATTACTTAATTGATAATTTAAAAGTAATATTAATATTTTTAGTTGTTCTTGGTCATACGATAGAGCATTATATAAATCAAAATTATATATTAAGAGGTATTTATGTATATATTTATATATTTCATATGCCTTTATTTATATATATATCTGGATATCTATCTAAAAAAAATTTAAAGTCTGTAAATGGAATAATCAAAAAATTGATTCTTCCGTATTTATTTTTTAATACTATGTGGTATCTTTGTGTATATTTAGTTACAGGGGAAAATATGTTTTCTATATTTTATCCTGGATGGACATTATGGTATTTAATAAGTCTATTTTTTTGGAGAATGTCAGTTATGTATATTACTAAAATTAAGTTTATAATTCCTATTAGCTTTATTGTAGGATTATTAATTGGATTAGATAAAACTGGTGAAAATTTTTTGTCTTTATCTAGAACTATAGTATTTTTACCGTTTTTTCTAATGGGATATTATACAAAAGAAAATTTTTTAAATAATATATCTAGTATAAAGAAAAGTATTGGAATAATTATAATGGGTGTAGTTTTACTAATAAGTATGTATATTGCAAAAGAACAAATTGTAAATTATAAATTTTTATATAATTCACATGGTTATAGTAGTAATAATTTATCTATTTACAATGGTATTTTATTTAGATTTATATTGTATATACTTTCAAAAATTTTAAGTATAGGAGTAATAATCTTAACTCCATCTAGAAAAGTTTTTTATAGTAAGTTTGGCAAAAACACAATGAATGTATATCTTTTTCATATATACTTAGTTGCTATTGTTTTGGGCATAGTACCTAAGTGGAATATTAGTTTTTTACATAATCTAATAGTTATTACAAGTCCTTTTTTTATAATGATTTTATTATCTCAAAATTTTATGAAGGTTGTGTACAAATATATATTTATACCTATAAATTATATATTTGATGTTATCTTAAGAATTATAAAAAATATTTACTTTAAAATAATAAAAATCTAA
- a CDS encoding alpha/beta hydrolase: protein MNKYRIKETMLKIPLAYNIIKANLSNREIKSIDQNYGSDKRQYYRIFNCRKESPIIFFVHGGSWWHGSPKRYSYIGKFFNSRGYTVILTSYRLVPKFTYPTQINDIFDGFKHFLRNESINGDKNRIYVVGFSAGGELAANLVFNKKFHNKYNINSIIFKKFVSISGVLDFEKCNRSYAKMIIKNYLNKNSLRECNPINLIEGNEKIPVLCIHGKEDSLINSECSISFISKINNTKIAKLILLNNTYHSNILNLLRKDGTKESKLILEFLK, encoded by the coding sequence ATGAATAAATATAGAATAAAAGAAACGATGCTTAAAATTCCATTAGCTTATAACATTATAAAGGCAAATTTGAGTAATAGAGAAATTAAAAGTATAGATCAAAATTATGGTAGCGATAAGAGACAATATTATAGAATTTTTAACTGTAGAAAAGAAAGCCCTATAATATTTTTTGTTCATGGTGGAAGTTGGTGGCATGGTAGTCCTAAAAGATATTCTTATATTGGAAAGTTTTTTAATAGTAGAGGATATACAGTAATTCTTACATCGTATAGATTAGTACCTAAATTTACTTACCCAACTCAAATAAACGATATTTTTGATGGATTTAAACATTTCCTAAGAAATGAATCTATAAATGGAGATAAAAATAGAATATATGTAGTTGGGTTTTCAGCAGGAGGCGAATTAGCAGCAAATCTTGTTTTTAATAAGAAGTTTCATAATAAATATAATATTAATAGCATCATATTTAAAAAATTTGTCTCTATATCCGGCGTATTAGACTTTGAAAAATGCAATAGAAGCTATGCAAAAATGATAATAAAAAATTATTTAAACAAAAATAGTTTAAGGGAATGTAATCCTATAAATTTGATTGAAGGAAATGAAAAAATACCTGTATTGTGTATACATGGAAAAGAGGATTCTTTAATTAACTCTGAATGTTCTATCAGTTTTATAAGTAAGATTAATAATACAAAAATAGCAAAATTAATTCTTCTAAATAATACATATCATAGTAATATACTTAACTTATTAAGAAAAGATGGAACTAAAGAATCAAAGCTTATCTTAGAATTTTTAAAATGA